AAGAAGAAATTCACCTTACATTTTACTCCAATATCAATAGCATTTCTAACTATCTAGCTTATATTTGCGTAAAGCTCCACTAAATGGAAACCTACCGGAAGCCAAAAGGATCGCTAATTTCCTACTTCAGTAATAAAGTTAAAAATCACGGAGGCATCAACCTAGCCCAGGGAATACCGGGTTTTGCTCCGCCTTCTGAATTGCTCGAGAGTCTTCAACAGCAATCCCTTGAAGGGCATCACCAGTATGCACCCAGCCACGGCGACAGCACTTTGCTGGCTATTCTAGCCGCCCGATACTCTAAAACCATAGATGTCACCACCAAGAGCATACTTATTGTACAAGGGGCTACTGAAGCGCTAAACCTTGTAATTATTTACCTCCGCCAGCTGCTCAACCGCTCTTTTACAATAATGTCGTTTGACCCCTCCTACGAAAGCTACAAAAACTTGCCACCACTTTACGGCTGCAAGTTTGTGGCCTACCCGCTCAACGAAAATAATTCATTTGATCCAGAGGAGCTACGGTTATTTATGCGAAAAAACGACGTGAAATTGCTCTTTTATGCCTCACCAGGTAATCCGTATGGGAAGGTATTTTCTAAGGAGGAGACCGATGCCCTATTAACGTTAAGCCGCGAAGAGGACATTTTTGTTGCCATTGACGCCGTTTACCGTGAACTTTACTTTGAGAAACGACCATACATTCCTATTGAATCATTTAACCACCGTATATTCTACATTAACAGCTTTTCGAAGGTGTTTTCCATAACAGGCTGGAGGATAGGTTACCTCATAGCCCATCAAATACACATGCCTGCAATTCGCTCTATTCACGACTACACGGGCCTTTGCGCACCTAACCTTTTTCAAAAAGCACTCGCCGACTACCTTCCAAAGAACCATTTTGGAAGACCATACGTGGAGGGCATCCGTGAAATATTAGGTCACAACTTTACCACCATGAAAACCACCCTCCAGCAGCTCGGATTCTCTATACCACGCATTGATGGAGGCTACTTTGTATGGGGTAAACTTCCAGAAGGTTATCCTGATGGCTTTAAAACAGCCATGAAACTCTACGAAGATCAGGAGTTAGCAACCATTCCCGGTGAACATTTCTCCGACAGAGCCAAAGATTACTTGAGGCTAAATATTGCACGACCCGAAGAGGAGGTTGAAGAGGCCTGCAGGAGGCTAACCACCTTTTTCAGTAAATGACAATTATTACTTTTGAATTTGCGCTT
This genomic window from Williamwhitmania sp. contains:
- a CDS encoding pyridoxal phosphate-dependent aminotransferase gives rise to the protein METYRKPKGSLISYFSNKVKNHGGINLAQGIPGFAPPSELLESLQQQSLEGHHQYAPSHGDSTLLAILAARYSKTIDVTTKSILIVQGATEALNLVIIYLRQLLNRSFTIMSFDPSYESYKNLPPLYGCKFVAYPLNENNSFDPEELRLFMRKNDVKLLFYASPGNPYGKVFSKEETDALLTLSREEDIFVAIDAVYRELYFEKRPYIPIESFNHRIFYINSFSKVFSITGWRIGYLIAHQIHMPAIRSIHDYTGLCAPNLFQKALADYLPKNHFGRPYVEGIREILGHNFTTMKTTLQQLGFSIPRIDGGYFVWGKLPEGYPDGFKTAMKLYEDQELATIPGEHFSDRAKDYLRLNIARPEEEVEEACRRLTTFFSK